One Thermicanus aegyptius DSM 12793 DNA segment encodes these proteins:
- the atpE gene encoding F0F1 ATP synthase subunit C, which translates to MTLGGLAAAIAVGLAALGAGIGNGLIISRTIEGMARQPEYRGTLQTTMFIGVGLVEAIPIIAVVIAFMVFGR; encoded by the coding sequence ATGACTTTAGGAGGATTAGCAGCAGCCATTGCCGTAGGTTTGGCCGCATTGGGGGCCGGTATTGGTAACGGATTAATCATCAGCCGGACCATTGAGGGGATGGCCCGTCAGCCAGAATACCGTGGAACGCTTCAGACGACCATGTTCATCGGCGTAGGTCTCGTCGAGGCGATTCCGATTATTGCGGTCGTTATTGCCTTTATGGTCTTTGGCCGATAA
- the nuoH gene encoding NADH-quinone oxidoreductase subunit NuoH — protein sequence MDFFLNQELNLINFLVFFLSALALLFIVLFFVMYAIYGQRKILGWMQGRIGPNRVGPYGLFQTAADVLKLLLKEDVIPAKADRSLFLIAPIVAFAPAFAVLAVMPFTDRIHFADIGVGLLYYIGISSISTIGVLMGGWASNNKWALIGAMRAVAQMISYELPLVIAALGVVLMAGSINLIDIVHAQQNMWNIIPQFLGFVVFFIASISELNRTPFDLTEAESELIAGYQTEYSGFRFAFFMLAEYTYLFAMGALVTVLYLGGWYPPLPILGFIPGWIWFLVKLLLYVFMPFWFQATFPRVRVDQLMEFAWKVLLPLSLLNIVLTAFIKAVF from the coding sequence ATGGATTTCTTTCTTAACCAAGAATTAAACCTGATCAATTTCCTCGTCTTTTTTCTTTCGGCCTTAGCTCTTCTTTTTATCGTTCTTTTCTTTGTGATGTACGCCATATATGGCCAGAGAAAGATTCTCGGATGGATGCAAGGGCGGATCGGTCCAAACCGGGTGGGACCTTACGGATTGTTCCAAACCGCAGCGGACGTTTTAAAACTTCTGTTGAAGGAAGATGTGATACCGGCGAAGGCAGACCGTTCCCTATTCCTGATCGCGCCAATCGTCGCCTTTGCCCCTGCCTTTGCCGTTCTTGCCGTGATGCCGTTTACCGATCGCATTCACTTTGCTGACATTGGGGTCGGTCTTCTCTATTACATCGGGATCTCCTCCATTTCCACGATCGGGGTTTTGATGGGAGGATGGGCTTCCAATAATAAATGGGCCTTGATCGGCGCCATGCGGGCGGTCGCCCAGATGATCAGCTACGAACTGCCCCTCGTCATCGCCGCCTTAGGGGTGGTGTTGATGGCCGGAAGCATCAATCTGATCGACATTGTCCATGCGCAACAAAACATGTGGAACATCATCCCCCAATTTCTTGGATTTGTCGTTTTCTTCATCGCCTCCATTTCGGAGCTCAACCGCACCCCCTTCGATCTGACCGAAGCGGAATCTGAGCTCATTGCCGGGTACCAGACCGAGTACAGTGGTTTTCGTTTTGCCTTCTTTATGTTGGCGGAATATACTTATCTCTTTGCCATGGGAGCGCTTGTCACCGTTTTATATCTTGGCGGATGGTATCCTCCTCTCCCCATTCTTGGCTTTATCCCAGGATGGATCTGGTTTTTGGTAAAACTTCTTCTCTATGTCTTTATGCCTTTCTGGTTCCAGGCGACCTTCCCCCGGGTACGGGTCGATCAATTGATGGAGTTTGCCTGGAAGGTACTCTTGCCGCTTTCCCTCCTCAACATCGTACTAACCGCCTTCATAAAGGCGGTATTCTAA
- the atpF gene encoding F0F1 ATP synthase subunit B, whose protein sequence is MTGFISPERSDGELFLSAEAEATQADIYIFGLPVELGTFLLQLVIFILLLFLLRRYALKPLLTMMQKRQEHIEHQLKEAEQHRMEAEKLLRDQEAALEASRKEAAEILQRAKTMSDKEAAKLLEEARNEAARLREQALSEIARERENAIASLREEVARLSVAIAGRLIEKELDEKANRNLIDQYMKQVGGLQ, encoded by the coding sequence GTGACTGGTTTTATTTCTCCTGAAAGGAGTGACGGGGAATTGTTCCTGAGCGCAGAAGCGGAAGCGACACAAGCGGATATCTATATTTTCGGCCTGCCGGTAGAACTGGGGACCTTTTTATTGCAATTGGTGATTTTTATCCTTCTCCTCTTCCTTTTGCGCCGGTATGCCCTTAAGCCCCTCCTCACGATGATGCAGAAAAGGCAGGAACACATCGAGCATCAGCTAAAGGAAGCGGAACAGCACCGGATGGAGGCGGAAAAGCTTCTCCGTGATCAGGAGGCCGCGTTGGAAGCCTCCAGGAAGGAAGCGGCGGAGATTTTGCAGCGGGCGAAGACGATGAGTGATAAAGAAGCCGCCAAGCTGCTGGAAGAGGCCAGAAACGAAGCGGCGCGCCTAAGAGAACAAGCCTTGAGCGAAATCGCCCGGGAGCGGGAAAATGCCATCGCCTCCCTCCGTGAGGAAGTGGCCCGCCTATCGGTCGCCATCGCCGGTCGTCTAATCGAAAAAGAGTTGGATGAAAAGGCAAACCGGAATTTGATTGACCAATACATGAAACAGGTGGGAGGATTGCAATGA
- the atpG gene encoding ATP synthase F1 subunit gamma, producing the protein MARGLRELRARIRSNKNIRQITKAMEMVSASRFRRAQERAEHSKPYAEKIREVIMRIASGTEGVTHPMLERRPVKKTGYLLITADRGLAGGYNANLIRVLQRELKEKHAGKEEYFLLTVGRKGRDFFGKRGYPILEETVGLSDFPTFSDTKRIVQQAVRYFEDGTYDELYLVYNQFVNAMTQRPRMVRLLPLIVSGEEKGQGEAEVQYEYEPSPEAVLSELLPRYAETLIFSAILEAKAGEHAARMTAMKSATDNATELIDHYTLQLNRARQAAITQEISEIVAGANAL; encoded by the coding sequence ATGGCAAGAGGACTGCGTGAACTTCGAGCGCGCATCCGCAGCAACAAGAATATCCGCCAGATCACCAAGGCGATGGAGATGGTCTCTGCCTCTCGGTTTCGCAGGGCACAGGAGAGGGCTGAGCATTCCAAACCCTATGCGGAGAAGATCCGGGAGGTGATCATGAGGATCGCATCGGGGACAGAAGGTGTTACGCATCCCATGCTGGAAAGGCGTCCCGTTAAGAAAACCGGTTATCTTCTGATCACTGCGGATCGAGGCTTGGCCGGTGGGTATAATGCCAACCTGATACGGGTTTTGCAGCGGGAGCTTAAGGAGAAACATGCGGGCAAAGAGGAATACTTTCTCCTTACCGTAGGAAGAAAAGGGAGAGATTTCTTCGGAAAAAGGGGATATCCCATCCTGGAAGAGACCGTAGGGTTATCCGATTTCCCCACGTTTTCCGATACGAAGAGGATTGTGCAACAGGCGGTCCGCTATTTTGAAGACGGGACCTACGATGAGCTTTACCTGGTCTACAACCAGTTCGTCAACGCAATGACACAGCGGCCCAGGATGGTGCGCTTGCTTCCTTTGATCGTAAGCGGGGAAGAGAAGGGGCAGGGTGAAGCGGAGGTTCAATATGAGTATGAACCCTCTCCCGAAGCGGTTCTCTCCGAATTGCTCCCCCGCTATGCGGAGACCCTCATTTTTAGCGCCATCCTGGAAGCAAAGGCAGGAGAGCATGCGGCCCGGATGACGGCGATGAAGAGTGCCACCGATAACGCCACCGAGCTGATCGACCATTATACCCTGCAGCTAAACCGAGCGCGGCAAGCAGCCATTACCCAAGAGATTTCCGAAATCGTAGCCGGGGCAAACGCTCTGTAA
- the atpA gene encoding F0F1 ATP synthase subunit alpha, translating into MSTIKPDEISLILKQQIEKYRSELDVSEVGTIIQVGDGIALIHGLEKAMAGELLEFPGGVMGMVQNLNEDSVGAVIMGPYQEIREGDQVKRTGRIMEVPVGEALLGRVVNPLGQPVDGRGPIEATQFNPVERRAPGVIERKSVHEPMLTGIKAIDSMIPIGRGQRELIIGDRKTGKTAIAVDAIINQKGQNMICIYVAIGQKESTVAGVVETLRKYGAMDYTIVVTASASQPAPLLYLAPYAGVAMAEYFMHKGQHVLIIYDDLSKQAAAYRELSLLLRRPPGREAFPGDVFYLHSRLLERAAKLSDELGGGSITALPFIETQAGDISAYIPTNVISITDGQIFLEADLFYSGQRPAVNVGLSVSRVGGSAQIKAMRKVAGTLRLELSQYRELQAFAQFGSDLDKATLARLTRGERLTELLKQDQYQPMPVEKQVISLFAGTRGFLDDIPLEDVRRFEKELLSYFETEHQDLLDEIRTTGQLPDEEKLTQAVETFKKGFAVSKS; encoded by the coding sequence ATGAGCACCATAAAGCCGGATGAGATTAGCCTGATCTTAAAACAACAGATTGAAAAATACCGCTCGGAGCTTGATGTTTCCGAGGTGGGAACGATTATCCAGGTCGGGGATGGGATTGCGCTGATCCACGGGTTGGAAAAGGCGATGGCCGGAGAGCTTCTGGAATTTCCCGGCGGCGTAATGGGAATGGTGCAAAACCTGAATGAAGACAGCGTGGGAGCGGTCATCATGGGACCCTACCAGGAGATCCGGGAAGGCGATCAGGTAAAACGGACCGGACGGATCATGGAAGTTCCTGTAGGAGAAGCTCTTTTAGGGCGGGTGGTTAACCCGCTCGGTCAGCCGGTGGATGGGCGAGGTCCCATCGAAGCCACCCAGTTTAACCCGGTCGAAAGGCGGGCCCCCGGTGTGATCGAGAGAAAATCGGTGCATGAGCCGATGTTGACAGGGATCAAAGCGATTGACTCCATGATTCCCATCGGCCGGGGCCAGCGGGAGCTGATCATCGGAGACCGTAAGACAGGGAAGACCGCGATTGCCGTAGATGCCATCATAAACCAGAAAGGGCAAAATATGATCTGCATCTATGTGGCCATCGGGCAGAAAGAGTCGACGGTTGCCGGAGTGGTGGAAACCCTTCGCAAGTACGGGGCGATGGATTATACCATCGTGGTAACCGCCAGCGCTTCCCAACCGGCTCCGCTTCTCTACCTGGCTCCTTATGCCGGTGTCGCCATGGCCGAATACTTTATGCATAAGGGTCAACACGTCTTAATCATTTACGATGATTTAAGCAAACAAGCGGCGGCCTATCGGGAACTCTCCCTTCTTCTCCGCCGTCCTCCAGGGCGTGAAGCTTTTCCAGGGGATGTATTTTACCTCCACTCCCGCCTCCTTGAGCGGGCGGCCAAACTCTCCGATGAATTGGGAGGAGGCTCCATCACGGCGCTTCCCTTTATCGAGACCCAGGCCGGCGATATTTCCGCCTATATTCCAACCAACGTCATTTCCATCACCGACGGGCAAATCTTCCTGGAAGCGGATCTTTTCTATTCCGGCCAGCGTCCTGCCGTAAACGTAGGTCTTTCCGTCTCCCGTGTGGGAGGATCGGCACAGATCAAAGCGATGCGCAAAGTGGCCGGAACCCTGCGCCTGGAGCTTTCCCAATATCGGGAACTGCAAGCTTTCGCCCAGTTCGGCTCCGATTTGGATAAAGCAACCTTAGCCCGTTTGACTCGTGGGGAGCGTTTAACAGAGCTTTTAAAACAGGATCAGTATCAGCCGATGCCGGTGGAAAAGCAGGTCATCTCCCTCTTTGCCGGAACACGGGGATTCCTAGACGATATTCCGTTGGAAGATGTTCGCCGTTTCGAAAAAGAACTCTTAAGTTACTTTGAAACAGAACATCAAGATCTATTAGACGAGATCCGCACCACGGGGCAGTTGCCCGATGAAGAGAAATTAACCCAAGCGGTGGAAACCTTCAAAAAAGGTTTTGCCGTGAGTAAATCGTAG
- the nuoI gene encoding NADH-quinone oxidoreductase subunit NuoI, whose protein sequence is MKGTGLLKGLGYTFQEMLKPKVTTKYPDEEYKFPNRFRGIQKFYPEKCIVCNQCAMICPTDCISLTGKPNPDPTKKGKVIDTYNINFEICILCDLCTEVCPTEAIIMTNNFELAEYSRDELFKDMKWLDANDKNIREVNKP, encoded by the coding sequence ATGAAGGGGACAGGGCTCCTTAAAGGCTTAGGCTACACCTTTCAGGAAATGCTGAAGCCGAAAGTAACCACGAAGTATCCCGATGAGGAATACAAATTCCCCAATCGTTTTCGGGGTATCCAAAAATTTTATCCCGAAAAGTGCATCGTCTGCAATCAGTGTGCCATGATCTGCCCTACCGATTGCATCAGCCTGACGGGAAAGCCGAATCCGGACCCAACAAAAAAGGGAAAAGTGATCGATACCTATAACATCAATTTTGAAATCTGCATCCTGTGTGATCTCTGCACCGAGGTTTGCCCCACCGAAGCCATCATCATGACCAACAACTTTGAGCTGGCCGAATACAGCCGGGATGAATTGTTTAAAGACATGAAATGGTTGGATGCGAATGATAAGAATATCCGTGAGGTGAATAAACCATGA
- the atpD gene encoding F0F1 ATP synthase subunit beta codes for MSTGRVLQVMGPVVDVLFEDGKLPEIYNAITINHKAAKKGEVDIHLTLEVSNHLGDNVVRCIAMASTDGLVRGMEAVDTGSPISVPVGPKALGRMFNVLGEPIDEKPQVEGAEFHPIHRQAPAFEDLSTADEILETGIKVIDLLAPYAKGGKIGLFGGAGVGKTVLIQEMINNIALQHGGYSMFAGVGERTREGNDLYHEMIEAGVMDKTVMVFGQMNEPPGARLRVALSALTMAEYFRDEEGRDVLLFIDNIFRFTQAGSEVSALLGRMPSAVGYQPTLATEMGALQERIVSTKKGSITSIQAIYVPADDYTDPAPATTFAHLDATTNLDRKVFEKAIFPAVDPLASTSRLLDPNIVGEEHYQVARGVQRILQRYKELQDIIAILGMDELSDEDKLVVHRARRIERFLSQPMFVAQRFTGLEGKYVPVKETVRSFKEILEGKHDDLPEAAFYMVGTIEEAVEKAKTL; via the coding sequence ATGAGCACAGGACGCGTTCTTCAGGTGATGGGTCCGGTCGTAGATGTTCTCTTCGAGGATGGGAAACTGCCTGAAATCTATAATGCGATCACCATTAACCATAAAGCCGCAAAGAAAGGGGAAGTGGATATCCACCTCACCCTGGAAGTCTCCAACCATTTGGGAGATAATGTGGTGCGCTGCATTGCCATGGCATCCACCGATGGTCTCGTGCGGGGTATGGAAGCGGTTGATACAGGAAGTCCCATTTCCGTCCCTGTGGGCCCTAAGGCATTAGGACGAATGTTTAACGTTTTAGGTGAGCCCATTGATGAAAAGCCCCAGGTGGAAGGAGCGGAGTTCCATCCGATCCATCGTCAAGCCCCTGCTTTTGAAGATCTATCGACTGCGGATGAGATCCTGGAAACAGGGATCAAAGTAATTGACCTGTTGGCCCCCTATGCGAAAGGGGGAAAAATCGGTCTCTTCGGCGGAGCAGGAGTAGGGAAGACGGTGTTGATCCAAGAGATGATTAACAACATCGCCCTACAACATGGGGGTTATTCCATGTTTGCCGGCGTTGGCGAACGGACCCGGGAAGGGAACGATCTGTATCACGAAATGATTGAAGCAGGGGTTATGGATAAGACCGTGATGGTCTTTGGTCAAATGAATGAGCCGCCGGGTGCACGTCTTCGTGTGGCCCTTTCCGCTTTAACCATGGCGGAGTACTTCCGGGATGAAGAAGGCAGAGACGTCCTTCTTTTCATCGATAATATCTTCCGCTTCACCCAGGCCGGTTCCGAAGTTTCCGCCCTCTTGGGACGAATGCCTTCGGCCGTAGGATATCAACCCACCTTAGCCACAGAGATGGGTGCCTTGCAGGAGCGCATCGTATCCACGAAGAAGGGATCCATCACTTCCATTCAAGCGATTTACGTCCCTGCCGACGACTATACGGACCCGGCGCCTGCCACCACGTTTGCCCATTTGGATGCGACCACCAACTTGGACCGGAAGGTTTTTGAGAAGGCTATTTTCCCGGCGGTGGATCCTTTGGCCTCCACCTCACGCCTCCTCGACCCCAACATCGTAGGGGAAGAACACTATCAGGTAGCCCGGGGTGTGCAGAGGATTCTACAGCGATATAAAGAGCTTCAGGATATTATCGCCATCTTAGGAATGGATGAACTTTCCGATGAGGATAAGCTGGTTGTCCACCGGGCTCGCCGTATTGAACGCTTCCTCTCTCAACCCATGTTCGTCGCACAACGCTTTACCGGGTTAGAAGGGAAATATGTCCCCGTCAAAGAGACGGTCCGCAGCTTTAAAGAAATTCTGGAAGGGAAGCACGATGATTTGCCGGAGGCGGCCTTTTACATGGTGGGCACGATCGAAGAAGCGGTGGAAAAGGCGAAGACCCTCTAG
- a CDS encoding F0F1 ATP synthase subunit epsilon has translation MTPYLLEIVTPERLVFSGQVTFVSVMAAEGAMGIAAHHMPLVTTLQIAPVKIQFPDAKEELVAVSGGFIEIHGTKVTILAETAELPEEIDIDRAFRAKERAEQRLADRSEYDFKRAELALRRALTRIEVGRSRE, from the coding sequence ATGACTCCATATCTGTTGGAAATCGTAACTCCGGAACGCCTCGTCTTTTCCGGGCAGGTCACCTTTGTCAGTGTTATGGCGGCTGAGGGCGCGATGGGAATCGCCGCTCACCATATGCCCTTGGTCACCACCCTCCAGATCGCACCCGTAAAGATTCAATTTCCCGATGCGAAAGAAGAATTGGTAGCGGTAAGCGGCGGATTCATAGAGATTCACGGAACCAAAGTTACAATCCTTGCAGAGACGGCTGAGTTGCCCGAAGAAATTGATATTGATCGAGCTTTCCGTGCGAAGGAGAGAGCGGAACAACGCCTCGCAGACAGGAGCGAATACGACTTTAAGCGGGCGGAGTTGGCCCTTCGAAGGGCATTAACCCGGATTGAGGTGGGCCGTTCCCGGGAGTAG
- a CDS encoding NuoB/complex I 20 kDa subunit family protein codes for MEITALGLENVKPEEWEEINRNVFFTTLEQIKAWARSNSIWPLTFGLACCAIEMMGTGGSHFDTDRFGVFFRNSPRQSDCMIVAGTVTKKMAPLLRRLYDQMAEPKWVIAMGSCATAGGPYIKSYAVVKGVDQIVPVDVYIPGCPPSPVALIYGINKLQEKIRYEAKTGKKVTARG; via the coding sequence ATGGAAATAACCGCCCTTGGTTTGGAGAATGTAAAACCGGAGGAATGGGAAGAAATCAACCGGAACGTTTTCTTCACCACCCTTGAACAAATAAAAGCATGGGCCCGCAGCAACTCGATTTGGCCCCTCACCTTTGGCCTTGCCTGTTGCGCCATCGAAATGATGGGAACCGGGGGATCCCATTTTGATACCGACCGCTTCGGAGTCTTCTTTCGGAACTCGCCCAGGCAGTCCGACTGCATGATTGTGGCGGGGACGGTGACGAAGAAGATGGCGCCTCTCCTGCGCCGCCTTTATGATCAAATGGCCGAGCCGAAATGGGTGATCGCCATGGGCTCCTGCGCAACGGCCGGTGGGCCATATATAAAATCCTATGCCGTCGTTAAAGGGGTGGACCAAATCGTACCTGTCGATGTATACATTCCAGGGTGCCCCCCCAGTCCGGTTGCCCTCATCTACGGAATCAATAAATTGCAGGAGAAGATTCGTTATGAGGCGAAGACGGGAAAGAAGGTGACTGCCCGTGGCTGA
- a CDS encoding NADH-quinone oxidoreductase subunit A yields MAPDYVNNYLIILIFIGLGILLPVAALTLGRFLRPNNPTEEKRKTYESGNEAIGESWVRFKVKYYIFALLFVIFDVETIFLYPWAVAFDQLGLFAFFEMLLFVFLLFIGLIYAWRKKVLEWK; encoded by the coding sequence TTGGCACCAGACTACGTGAACAATTATCTTATCATCCTCATCTTTATCGGCCTGGGAATTCTTCTTCCGGTGGCAGCCCTCACATTAGGCCGTTTTCTGCGGCCCAACAACCCCACGGAAGAGAAACGGAAGACCTATGAAAGCGGGAATGAAGCGATTGGCGAAAGCTGGGTCCGATTTAAGGTAAAATATTATATCTTTGCCCTCCTCTTCGTCATCTTTGACGTGGAGACGATCTTCCTTTATCCTTGGGCCGTGGCTTTTGACCAACTGGGCCTTTTTGCTTTCTTTGAAATGCTTCTCTTTGTCTTTCTTCTTTTTATTGGTCTCATCTATGCTTGGCGGAAGAAGGTGTTGGAATGGAAATAA
- the atpH gene encoding ATP synthase F1 subunit delta, whose translation MSKLSLARPYAKALFLAAQEKKILGPIREGFSRFILRLEEEPDARRLLAHPQVTLEDKKRIILSLAGDAHPYLKNFLSIMVDNGRETLFKTVYESFLRLVDEKEGWVEAVITTAKPLSKEEEQKIISLFQEKTGKTIRAKTRTDEALLGGVVVRIGDTLYDGSIRTQLVKLKERFLEKRA comes from the coding sequence ATGAGCAAACTCTCCCTCGCCAGACCCTATGCGAAGGCCCTTTTCCTGGCTGCACAGGAAAAAAAGATCTTAGGCCCGATTCGGGAAGGGTTCTCCCGCTTTATTCTGCGATTGGAGGAAGAGCCGGATGCGAGGCGACTCCTTGCCCATCCCCAGGTGACGCTGGAGGATAAGAAGAGGATTATCCTATCGCTGGCGGGAGACGCCCATCCCTACCTGAAAAATTTTCTTTCCATCATGGTGGATAACGGCAGAGAGACCCTTTTTAAGACCGTTTATGAATCCTTCCTCCGCTTGGTGGACGAGAAAGAAGGATGGGTGGAAGCGGTGATCACGACCGCCAAGCCGCTTTCCAAGGAAGAAGAGCAGAAAATCATTTCTCTCTTCCAAGAGAAGACGGGAAAAACCATTCGAGCAAAGACGAGAACCGATGAAGCCCTCTTGGGAGGGGTCGTGGTCCGCATCGGAGATACGCTTTACGACGGGAGTATCCGCACGCAATTGGTTAAATTAAAAGAACGTTTTCTGGAAAAAAGAGCCTAA
- a CDS encoding NADH-quinone oxidoreductase subunit C — translation MADDKDLELAKAKAAAAAKAKAAAAAKAKAAAAAKAKAAADAKETVAEGGAPEAQAESAGAADPDAKAKAIAAAKAKAAAAAAAKAKAAGGEPKQDATADETEKPSKNRPLLEFIVKRITEKIDSSPVEQAFINFHSKEVPTLYIKKEKWLETARLLKEDPELSFDYLNDLHGIDFETHMEVFYSLQSIEHKTQIAVHVKTERDGGRIPSVTSIWPGANWQEREVYDLFGLSFEGHPDLVRILLPDHWVGHPLRKDYKQYDEEV, via the coding sequence GTGGCTGATGATAAAGATCTGGAGTTAGCGAAGGCGAAGGCCGCCGCCGCGGCAAAAGCGAAGGCCGCCGCTGCGGCCAAGGCAAAGGCTGCCGCCGCAGCCAAGGCGAAAGCAGCCGCGGACGCCAAGGAAACGGTGGCCGAAGGTGGAGCCCCGGAAGCACAGGCGGAGTCGGCGGGAGCTGCCGACCCGGATGCGAAAGCGAAAGCCATTGCCGCAGCCAAGGCAAAGGCCGCCGCAGCCGCAGCCGCTAAAGCAAAAGCGGCAGGTGGAGAGCCTAAGCAGGATGCAACTGCGGACGAGACGGAGAAACCCTCCAAGAACCGCCCACTGTTAGAATTTATTGTGAAAAGAATCACAGAGAAAATCGACTCTTCACCGGTTGAGCAGGCTTTCATCAATTTCCATAGCAAAGAAGTACCCACCCTTTACATTAAAAAAGAGAAATGGCTCGAAACCGCCCGTTTGTTAAAAGAGGATCCGGAATTATCCTTTGATTATTTAAACGACCTTCATGGGATCGACTTCGAAACTCACATGGAAGTCTTTTACTCCCTCCAATCGATTGAGCATAAAACCCAGATCGCCGTTCATGTCAAAACGGAACGCGACGGGGGAAGAATTCCTTCGGTTACATCCATTTGGCCCGGGGCCAATTGGCAGGAGCGGGAAGTATACGACCTCTTCGGTCTTTCCTTTGAGGGTCACCCGGATCTAGTCCGGATTCTCCTCCCGGATCATTGGGTTGGGCATCCTCTCCGGAAAGATTATAAGCAATACGACGAGGAGGTATAA
- a CDS encoding NADH-quinone oxidoreductase subunit D, which produces MIRTEEMLLNVGPQHPSTHGVFRMVVKVDGETIVEARPVIGYLHRGTEKLAENLNYTQIIPYTDRLDYLSSMINNYVLVHAVETFMGIEVPERAEYLRVIMMELQRIASHLVWFGTYLLDLGALSPFLYAFQEREKIVSLFNEISGARLTYNYMRVGGVKWDIPDEGWLTRVQKFIDEFKGKLEGYHTLVTGNEILQARLKGVGKYDKETAIQYSLTGVNLRCTGVNYDVRKDKPYSIYDRFDFEIPTSEDGDLWSRYLLRMAEMEQSRRIVEQALKQFPKSGEIMGKVPKVIRPPEGETFVQVEAPRGEIGVYIYSKGKPQPYRLHFRRPSFINLQILPKLLVGENIANMVAILGGIDIVLGEVDG; this is translated from the coding sequence TTGATTCGCACCGAAGAGATGCTGTTAAACGTGGGACCCCAACACCCCAGCACCCATGGGGTTTTTCGCATGGTGGTAAAGGTAGATGGGGAAACCATTGTTGAAGCGCGCCCGGTCATCGGTTATCTCCACAGAGGGACCGAGAAGCTGGCAGAAAACCTGAATTATACCCAGATCATCCCCTATACGGACCGACTGGATTACCTCTCCTCCATGATTAATAATTACGTCCTCGTCCATGCCGTGGAGACATTCATGGGCATTGAGGTGCCGGAGAGGGCCGAGTACCTTCGGGTCATTATGATGGAATTGCAGCGCATCGCCAGCCACCTGGTTTGGTTCGGCACCTATTTATTGGATCTGGGGGCCTTGAGCCCGTTTCTCTACGCATTTCAAGAGCGGGAAAAGATCGTTTCACTTTTCAACGAGATCAGTGGGGCGCGCCTTACTTATAATTATATGCGGGTTGGCGGGGTGAAATGGGACATTCCCGACGAAGGATGGCTAACGCGCGTTCAGAAGTTTATCGACGAATTTAAGGGAAAATTAGAAGGGTACCACACCCTCGTAACCGGGAATGAAATTTTACAGGCTCGGTTGAAAGGGGTGGGGAAGTACGACAAGGAGACCGCCATTCAGTATTCCCTCACCGGAGTAAATCTTCGTTGTACGGGCGTAAACTATGATGTGAGAAAGGATAAGCCCTATTCGATCTATGATCGGTTCGACTTTGAGATTCCCACCAGTGAGGATGGCGATCTGTGGTCCAGGTATCTTCTCCGCATGGCGGAGATGGAACAGTCCAGGCGCATCGTGGAGCAGGCACTAAAACAATTTCCTAAAAGCGGGGAGATTATGGGGAAGGTTCCAAAGGTTATTCGCCCGCCGGAAGGGGAAACCTTCGTACAGGTAGAAGCCCCCCGGGGAGAAATCGGGGTTTATATTTACAGCAAAGGAAAGCCACAGCCCTATCGCCTTCATTTCCGGCGCCCCTCTTTTATTAACCTGCAAATCCTCCCCAAGCTGTTGGTCGGAGAAAACATTGCCAATATGGTGGCGATCCTCGGAGGAATTGATATCGTACTCGGGGAGGTGGACGGATAA